tttctcaggatccacataagagtgaaaccatatggtatctgtctttctctgtatggcttatttcacttagcattacactctccagttccatccacgttgctacaaaaggccatatttcattttttctcattgccacgtagtattccattgtgtatatataccacaatttctttatccattcatcagttgatggacatttaggctctttccataatttggctattgttgagagtgctgctatgaacattggggtacaagtgcccctatgcatcagcactcctgtatcccttggataaattcctagcagtgctattgctgggtcatagggtaggtctatttttaattttctgaggaacctccacactgctttccagagcggctgcaccaatttgcattcccaccaacagtgcaagagggttcccgtttctccacatcctctccagcatctatagtctcctgatttgttcattttggccactctgactggcgtgaggtgatacctgagtgtggttttgatttgtatttccctgataaggagcgacgctgaacatcttttcatgtgcctattggccatctggatgtcttctttagagaagtgtctattcatgttttctgcccatttcttcactgggttatttgtttttcgggtgtggagtttggtgagctctttatagattttagatactagccctttgtccgatatgtcatttgcaaatatcttttcccattccgttggttgccttttagttttgttggttgtttcctttgctgtgcagaacctttttatcttcataaggtcccagtaattcacttttgcttttaattcccttgcctttggggatgtgtcgagtaagagattgctacggctgaggtcagagaggtcttttcctgctttctcctctaaggttctgatggtttcctgtctcacatttaggtcctttatccattttgagtttatttttgtaaatggtgtgagaaagtggtctagtttcaaccttctgcatgttgctgtccagttctcccagcaccatttgttaaagaggctgtcttttttccattggatgttctttcctgctttgtcaaagatgagttggccatacgtttgtgggtctagttctggggtttctattctattccattggtctgtgtgtctgtttttgtgccaacatttatgtattttttaagtaaatagagAATACTACCCATCTTTCAAGATCTTCCTTAAGTTCTACCTCTTTCTGAGGCCTTCCCAGCATACTTTCCCCCTTACCAGATCTGGGCATTTTGCTCTTTGAAACAGTGCCACACTGATTCGCCCTTGGTTTTGCTCTAACTTCTCTGTGTGAGCATCTCAAGGGTAGGGTACTTCTGTCATAGACTCTAGGCACCCTACAAACCCTAGTGATGACCTTGGAACTCAATATGTGTGCAGTAAATAACTTTATACCAACTGGCCATTTATAGGAAGTAGTAGCAGCAAGCATTAGTGGGCACCAGTCTTGAGGAAGGGCTGAGGGATGTTCTCCATAACCCTATCTTTCCTTCCCATGGGAAAGAGAGGACAGTTGGGATGTCGAACAATTGATCAATGAAGGAGCAGACCAAGAACCCCTTTATAAAAGGATACCCTTCTCCCCCAAAGGTGTATGAGGCTCTCTTTTTCTGGTCTATCCCAGAATCTATGTGAGTATTTCCAACCTTGGTTAGGGTTCCCAGTATCATATGAAGTAATTAAACCTGAGGAAGCGAGCCCAAGGAAATACCAGAATAGTTTCCCTGGAGGTGGCTAGTTGTGGAGAGAACCCAGGTGAAAGGTTAAAGACAGAGATGTTCTGAATACACATtctgaataaatgctaaaagaataaacattaagcCAATATTTGACTAACTGGTAAAGCTACTACCAATATAGAACAAACttctggaaaataagaataaatctgaactggggcgcctgggtggcgcagtgggttaagcgtccgacttcagccaggtcacgatctcgcggtccgtgagttcgagccccgcgtcgggctctgggctgatggctcagagcctggagcctgtttccgattctgtgtctccctctctctctgcccctcccccgttcatgctctgtctctctctgtcccaaaaataaataaacgttgaaaaaaaaaaaaagaataaatctgaactttcacataaattttttattattattacaatttaaacactttaatttttttaaatgtttgttcaattttgagagggagagggtgagtgtgagtggggaggggcagagagagaatcccaagcaggctctgtgctatcagctcagggcccgatgtggggcgcgaactcaccaaacacgagatcatgacctgagcctaagccaacgcttaactgactaagccactcaggttcccccaGAACTTAATGTAAGCAGACCAACTATAGAAGTTTGACACTatactgaaggaaaaataatttcttaatttttcagtAATGACAGCTACTGGGTTGCTCCTGTGGTCACTACAGTGCACatttatgatattatatatacatttactttCAAATGAGGACAATAGAGGGCAAGATTGTATTTTTCCGAAATGAAAATCTCCgttttaattatgttaattagACATGATGACAACCACGACAAACACCTGATCTTCAATCACACTCAAGTTTGGGAAACTAGAAATAATACCAAAGTAAGTACTTGGCTATATGACCCTCTGAAAAACAAGGCTGAAGCCATATTTCAGTGCATTCATAGATACAGGGGATGAAGATTGGCTACTTTTTATGACCTtaggagcaaaacaaaaaaatatgtatttatctgtGGTgggaaattttagttttaaaaggaagaaaaaactctTTACTTAGCAGGATAACCACTAAATATCCTGTCCTCCTGTCCCCAGAGAGATCAGATAATGGTGGAGCCCAAGGAAATATTAGGACCAAATCTTTACCATCACAGGATTCCAGGTCTCTTTGGAATGACACATTATCAGCACACAAAGATACTATGAGTTAGAATTAGGTAGATTCATAATTGAGTGTTAAAGAGCAAAAGGTACAGATATGATTTAACATCAGGAGAGAGCACTCCTCTGGAAATGACAGAGCAAACCCAGTGGCTCTCAACCTAAAGGCCAGAGCCAGGGTCCTCCAGGGCTTCTATTCCATGGTCCAGCAATCGACAGGCTGAATCAATAAAACGGGGCACTAGGGTTATTACGACTTACTTATTACCGTGTACCACGCACTGCTTTGAGTACTTCACACATAATAATTCATTTACTCCTCCCAGGAAAACCCCTATCAGGTAGGGACTATCACGATTCCCAATTTAGAGCTCAGGAAAACTTGCCCAAGGACCCACGATGTGTTCAATGATGAAACCGAGATTTGAACCCAATCCAGAGCTCAAGAGCTTAACCTTTACACTATGCAGATCTCTCTTATGTGCAAACTTCACACAGACGTCTACCACTTTTCAAGTGTATGAAAATGtaccagtaaataaataagtaaataaatgtatgctTCATGAACTATGGAGCAGCTGTTTTGGTCAGCAGTATAGTTTGTATTTTCTCAGTCAAAAGACACCAAAAGTAGCAAGAAATGATGTAAGTCCTTAACATTTTtagtattacattttttaaatattccaatatagttaacatacagtgttatattagtttcaggtgtacaatataatgattcaacaattttttttaatgattcaacaactctatacattactctAAGAGTACTCAgcgtactcttaatccccttcacctatttcattcattctcccaacccacctcccctctggtaaccatcagtttgttcactataggtaagagtctcttctttgtttttttttctgaaatcccacatataagtgaaatcatatggcgtttgtctttctctgacttatttcacttagcattacactctctagatCCAGCCAGGTTGCTgataatggcaagatttcattttttatgactgagtaatattccattgtgtgactaTACCACATctctacccattcatctatcaatggacacttgggttgcttccataatttgactattggaaataatgctacaataaacctAGGGGTGCAAATATCCCTTCgaattagtggttttgtattctttgggtaaatacccagtagtgtttGCTATTCTATTTTTAGCACAAATCATATTGGTGATATTCTAATTCTTAGGCTAAGTGGTATACTCCCAAGGTTCGTTATGTTGGTATGTTATATaaagtgtgcatgtgtacatgtataaacacacacacatactcaacTCACATAATTTTAAGTGattcttatgtgtgtgtgtgtgtatatatatatatatatatatatatatatatatatttttttttttttaacatttaagagCATTGGCAGTCTAAGGTCAAAAtagcaactttaaaaaacaagggGGGTatttgggtacctgggtggctcagtcggttgagcatccgacttcagctcgggtcatgatctcatggtccgtgagttcaagccccgcgtcgggctctgtgctgacagctcagagcctggagtctgcttcagattctgtgtctccctctctctctgcctctcccctgctcacgttctgtctctgaaaaatgaataaaccttaaaaaaaatttttttaaataacagggtCTTTATGTCTGAAGGATGGGCCTAGCATTACAAAGATGAACCAGATGAACTCAGGAAGGCTGATTTTGGTAATAACACAGCTTCTGACCACAGCATGAGTCATGTACAGTATAAAgtggattattaaaaaaaaaaaaaaaaagtatgttctctTCTTCAGCAAAAGGGGAAAATTTTGGAAGGgttttgaatgagtgaataatacCAGTGAAAATAATTACACTGTTAAACATCTTTAATGGGAGTACTAATTTAAATGGGCTGGGACAAACGGGTAAGtcaggggagggaaagaacaaAACGTCTGCACACTTTCTACATTAAGTATGTGTAAGTTTTACAATCAGAAGAATATAATGTAAAGGACTGGGGGAAAAATCTAGAAACAATAAGGCTCTGGTCTGGGAATTCAAAAATCCAATGCCTAttgcttctcccttctcctttccattCCCTAGCTCCTCTAATACTCAAAAGGGGCCAGAACTTTCTCACTGGAAACCTGTCCCTCCtatccttcccctttcccttccaccCCATCGTTCTCCTCTCTAATAGACCTCTGTATTCTTAGCACTCTGCCCCCATCTCTACCATTACACTTATCACATAATGACCATTGTTTAGTAACCACCCACTTgaaggcaggcactgtgctagacacCTGCCATGTGTTTCCTCTTTCCTAACCATCACAACTACTTCCATTGACCAATGTTACTATCCCTATAACCTGCCCCAAATCAGATAGTATGCCAAGTGACCCAACTCTCTGCTTACTTCAAAGCACATGCTCTTTCTGTTATTATGTGTTCAGGCGATGGCAGGTGCATCTTAAGCACTCAATATGTACTGACAAGAACTAAAAGACGCAGACTTATGCTGTTTGCTTCCAATTAGGAAACAGATGCAAAAAGCAGTCCTCTAAAGGTGAACTTTTCTTTTCCATCCCAACTGGTTCTTCCAGATAATACCCAATGAACctaacattaaaagaaactagCACACGATGGGATAGCCCTGTGCATAAACCAACAGCAAGATAACTGCCAACCCAGCAAGCCAGCACCTTCCCCACCACCTCTGTCTCCTGGAGTTTTGGAGGACCTCCACACTGTTATTTCCTCCTCtactgaggaaaaaagaaaaaaaaaatttaaccccCCATACCCTCCCGCTGAGGGTATCCCCAGTCATCTAATGAGAAATGTCTTAGTTGTGGCTAAAGTCATTTGCTgtaggcatgcctgggtggctcagttcgttaagcgtccgacttcggctcaggtcatgatctcaccattccggAGTTGAAGCCCCgtatctgactctgtgctgacagctcagagcctggagcctgcttcagagtctatgtctccctctctctctgcctctcccacacacacacccctctaaaataaatacacattaaagtcATTTGCTGTAAACTGCTGGAGgagatggttttatttcttctgtatccCCTTCCCCTCAAGTTCCATCAGAAAAGACTACAGTGAATTATCAAATTATGTTATGGTATTGAAATTTCATCTATAATAGGGCAAATTAAATTCGTACCTAAATGGGAGAGTTTGCACAGGACCAGGCACATAGCAAggactctaaaaaataaataaataattattattggaATACAAATTTATGCAGCCAATAACTGCTCACCAGGCACTATGTTAAACGGTTGAGTGCTGAGCAAAACCGACTCTCCCTAGATGGATCTTTTTGTCAAAGGCTATTTAGCTCTGACTTGTCACACAAATGCTCGGTACTCCACAGGCAGTCGCTAAATACTTCGGAACCAAGTATTAAGAAAAGATTCCTTCCCACGGGCCTTTGATAAGATGGAATGACTTTTTTCGTGACTTGAaaccattcttatttttaaatattaacctaAACGGTCGTTTTATTATTGCCGGGTTAGGTCCCTTTAATATGTGCCCCATTTAAAGAGCCCTCAGCTCAGCGGGTCATTTCTTGCAGATCTGCTGCTTGTAGCATTTTAAAGAGCTGAAGGCGGTACGTGTTGCCGGCTCTGAGGCAATCAAGGCTGCTTTCCCCAATTCTGTGCACTGGGGTTACATCTTTTCACTCACTTTCTCCCCAATTCGTTAAGTATATACACCGAGTAAAGATGGAGAGATCATGCCGTCCGCGCTTACGACCGGCTTTTATAAAAATGCGCGTCTCGGGTCCCGGGGAGACGGACGCGCTGCCACTCACATCCGGCTACAAGGCTCTAAGCAAACCACGCTGCAAGATGCAATGTATAGGGCGGATCTGGGGCGGCTGGCAGGCTCGGTATTGGAGTGATGTAGGGGGATGGAGAAGGATCTGGAAGAATCCGGTTAGACCGGGAAACGGACGGGGGAGGGCCGGGGAAGGGCGCTGGGCCGGAGGGGAGCAGGAGTAGTGAGTGGGGGAAACCCCCAGAGTCCTAGAGTTtcaggagtgggggcaggggagaaccAAGCAGCTAGGAGAAggaatgaccccccccccccgtaaaaaaaaaaaaaaaaaattaatataagcaCCCTTAGTACTACAGCCCGAACGGGCTTAGACGCCGCCGTCTCTAGAAagttctccacctcctccccctccgtCCGTCGCTCCCGCCccagctcctcccagcccctccctccgcGGCGGGGTGGGACCAATCGCTCCCCGCGGCCGCTCATTACCCACCTACTCCTGCTCCCGCGCCCGATCCGCCGCGGGCTGCGAGCGCGCCGGTAGCCAGAGGTGCTCGAGCCTTCGACCGGTTCGCAGCTGGGTGGCCGCCGCGCTAGCACCTTCCCGCCCGCACGCCCGTGCAGACAGGCCCGGACGAGAGGGCTTGGCTCGCGCCCAGTGCTCCCGGAGTAAACGGCGCACCGAGTGGCGATGACCGCCGAGGAGATGAAGGCGGCCGAGAGCGGGGCGCAGTCGGCGCCGCTGCCCCTCGAGGGGGTAGACATTAGCCCCAAGCAAGACGAAGGCGTGCTGAAGGTAGGGGGATGGGGGGCACGGCAGACGCCCATCGCAGCCGCCCTTCCCGCCGAGCCTGGGAGCCCCGGGCCGCCTCTGCAGCGTCCGGGCGGGTCGTTGAGCCGGGCCGGCGGCCGGTTGCATCGCCTTCCTGGATCTAGCTGCGTTGTTCGGGCTGGGAGGGCCGCCGCACGCTCGCAGCGGGTGGCCGATGTGCGCGGGCCTCCCCACGGCCGTTCTCCGGCCCCCTAGGGGGGGCCCGCGATGCGGATGAGGCCCCGGCCCCCCAGCCCTGCGGCGCCCGGGCCCGGGACTGCAGCGCCAACTCCGGCGTGCGCGGTGCAGcgcggagggaggggcggggccgcaACGCTGCACGCGAGCTGCAGCTAGAGGGCCCCGGGCGGCATGCACCCGGGCCCGCTCCggctcctttccctcccctcagctctccGCGACCCTGCGTCCCCGGCCAGGCCGCCCGCCGCAGCGGGAAGTCCCTGGCCGCCTTCGCTGGCGGTGCTGCGAGAGctcgcccaccccaccccccgggcaGTTAAACATTAGCTAGGACCTGAAGCGGGTCACCAGAGTTATTTCCTGGCCCAGAGGCCTTTGTACGACTTGGTGTCCGGGGCCTCGCCGTGAAAGAGGTTCTGGTGCCCTCCGTCCCCTTGGTTACCCTCTTCCTAAAGGCTGGGACTCAGCTAGGTCACCCGCTCGGCcatgctgcccccctccccccggccccgggAAAACCAGGGAGCAGTGCATGCCGGGACCTGTAGTTCCCCTCCCACCTCGCCCTCTGCCGTCTTGATTTGGGGCATGGGGTGTGGGGCCGGGAGGAGGTGCTTTGCTGGGAGCCtcggaggagggaaagggagggatcTGGCATTCGGGGAAGGGCATCTTGACCTGGGTCTGAACGACTAATGGTGCTTCAGAGCAGGTTTTGCAGAGTACAGGATGGCGAAATCAGCCTGAATTTCATACCTCCTCCTCAACCAGTGTTTCTTTTCGTCCTGGCCTCCCATTGCTCAgttccacgtgtgtgtgtgtgtgtgtgtgtgtgtgtgtgtgtgtgtgtgtgtgagagagagagagagagagagagagagagagagaccgacctGAGCAAAGCTAGAGATCTCGGCGAGCCCTTATCTGGTCCAGAAACGCTCCTGGTTTTGCCCCACATGTTCGAATCTTAAGCTGTTCTCCCAGTGGGCGTGTGGCTTCCCCTTCTTTCCAGCATTCTGGTGATTTCTACAAGGTTATTCATCCCAGAAGGgccatttcccctttttttcctccagtccTTCCCCTTTGCCTTTCTATTCCTCAAGTCATTTGTCCTTTTCCTTAGAAGGTATACCTACCCAGGTGATCCATGGAGTCTCCTTGTCACCTCTTTTAAGTGTTAAAGAAGAGCAGAACTTAAGTTCCTGAGAAATGCTCGTAGCCCAGAAATAAAAGACTTAATTAGCCTACCAGTCAGGAATGGTGGTGTCCCAAGTCAGTTTAAGGGCCCGAGTGAGAGCCCCTGTGCTTATCAGTGACCTGGTATTTTAGGACTGCTGCTATCCTGTTCATTATTCATATTCTCATCCTTGTCTTATCTGCAAACCAGATCTTGATCTGACGACCACTGGCATTTCTTTGCTGCTGCTGATAAACATCTTTAACTTTTTACCAATGTAATTCTCCAACCCTGATAGGGATTATTATTGCTAGTTTACAAATAAGGTCTAGAGAGTTGGACTTGTACAAGATCATACAGCAAAAACTTGAACCTTGGGTCTTTTGGCTCTAGTTTTCAAACCAAGTTGTTTTATGTTCCACCTCAAgtaaaatggggggagggggtcggAGGTCAGTTGACTTCTAGCCAAACTCCATATCAGAATCATTTGAGGCTTAGTCCCTTGGCTTACAAGGAAGCAGACGATACCTTCTGGGTTTCCATCAGAAGTATGCAGGTAGTGTGGgtgcctctttctgcccccatGCCTGGGTACTcaccttctcccccttcctcccaggtCATCAAGCGAGAGGGCATGGGCACAGAGTTGCCCATGATTGGGGACCGAGTCTTTGTCCACTACACTGGCTGGCTGTTAGATGGCACTAAGTTTGACTCCAGTCTGGACCGCAAGGACAAATTCTCCTTTGACCTGGGCAAAGGTAGGCATGGTTAGTGGGTTGGTAGTGTAGGCTCTGTGGAGGGTATAAGCTGTCACAAACAGAAACTATACTCTCAGAAGTTTAAGGAGGAATGGTTTGTTACActctgttaatttttcttctgttacttttttttttttcttctactcttctGTAACTATCGATCTCTGATCTCTATCTCACCTTCCCTGATCATCTCTGAACACCTCAGTTCCTGTTCAGGGATGGACTGCCTTATTCCTTAAACTCCTTTGTTCCAGAGttgagtggggttttttttgttttgtttttcctttacttttctctttttaagaggTCTGAGACCTGACAGCACTTATTGCAACTAagttttctacttttctaaagAGTGTCTAGCCTCCCCTTGGGCGTGGTATAATAAAAGTCTTTTGGAGCCAGTGTTTGAGCCCAGAGTCGGATCCCTGCCAAAGAGGACCTGTTTGCTTTCTATACCTACAGGGGAGGTCATTAAGGCTTGGGACATTGCTGTAGCAACCATGAAGGTGGGAGAAGTGTGCCACATCACGTGCAAACCCGAATATGCCTACGGTTCAGCAGGCAGCCCTCCAAAAATCCCCCCCAATGCCACACTTGTGTTTGAGGTGAGTgtccaggagcagagagcaaggcgAAGAACCAGCCTTATCTCGCCTGGGTCCTGGCTGCCCTCCAGCCCTTCCTGCCGCTTGGAGACAATGTAGCCAAGGCTAAGGGCCTGGCcttagaggaggaagagacagggagagggcagCTCACTCTGCTGTGCACATAGCATGCTGCTGCCAGAGAGCAGCAGCTGATGGAGGTCTCGGGTGGGGAGAGGTGGCCACAAACCCCTCTTCGGACCTGAAGCAGGGTGAGGGTTGAGGCATATTTTATGTCAGGAGCAGCGCCCAGAGATTGGTTATAATTTTGACTGGAAGAGGTCAGGAGGTCTATACATTCTAAATGACAGTATGGAATACCAGTGCTTTAGGatcagaggaggggagggatgcGCCCCGTGGGTCAAGGGGATGAGGAAAGCCTTCACTGAGAGGTGGAACTTCATTCATTTCGAGGATGGCTTAGCCCTCATTAGTGGATACTTGGAGAATGTTCAGAAGACTACTGAAAGATATTGGGTCATTTCCAATGCCTACCAGATTGGCCTTCTCAAGTAGCTGGATTAGGATAGGCTGGAACGTGGATAGGATAGGCTGGATCTTCTGAGGTCAACAAAAGCCATGGGACGGGCCCACCCCTACCAGAGTTGAGACTAGAGCCCCCGGGACTTAGAACTTTTGCTAAGTGCCACTTTGTCCACTCCCGGTCTGGCAGTTACTAAGGACTGTTCTGAGTGAGGGAGAAGTTGCATCTCACTGCTGATGGAGTTAGTGCCCAAAGGAGTCGTGTTGCCTTATGTGTTGTCCCACAGGTGGAGCTCTTTGAGTTCAGGGGAGAGGACCTGACAGAAGAAGAAGATGGCGGAATCATCCGGAGAATACGGACTCGGGGTGAAGGCTATGCCAGGCCCAATGAGGGCGCTATCGTGGAGGGTGAGACAGTATAGTCTGGGATTTCCGTTCTGATTCTGGTACTTAGGCCCTGGGTGgttctgggcaagtcacttcctttttaatttatttatttttttcaatgtttatttttgaggaagagacagaagatcatgagcgggggaggggcagagagagacagaggagacagacactgaatccagagcaggctccaggctctaggctctgagctatcagcacagagcctgacagtggggctcgaacccacaagctgtgagataataacctgagcctaagtcggatgctcaaccaactgggccaccgaCGCACCCCATGTCACTTCCTTTTCTGATCCTAATTTCTTGTCTGAGAGACGAGGGATTGGACCATTTCCTCTTAACGTCCCTCCAGCTCTGAGAACACGACAAAGACATCTTGGGGGCAGGAAGTGATGAGGTGATAGAGGGAAGCTGGTGGCATCCTTCCTCAATCCCCTGCCTGCTCACATCCCTGACACATTGCCTCTTTTTCATGCCAGTTACACTGGAAGGGTACTATAAAGACCAGATGTTCGACCGGCGGGAGCTCCGCTTTGAGGTTGGTGAGGGGGAGAGCCTGGACCTGCCTTGTGGGCTGGAGAAAGCCATTCAGCGCATGGAAAAAGGAGAACGTTCCATTGTGTACCTCAAGCCCAGGTGAGGAGTGGGTGCTTTGTATAACAGATGGGTGATCAAAAGTCCGAGATCCACATGCCCACAGTTAGTTGTGTAACTGGACACTTGtatcttttcctctgtgtgtgttcaCTACTCCCACAGCCTCAGTAGAGGGCCCTGCAACTCTGCACAGCAAACGTGATCTCCATATTTAGGAGCACGGTCACAGTTGTCCACATCTCAAATCAAAGGCTAACCTTTTCAGTCAAGGCTGCTCAAGATTCCCTCCTTTACCAatgtcagaatttttattttccattaatgtTCTCCATCATTgtgatatttattaaaacatgcctattatgtgccaggtataATGCTGAAAATTCCCAGGTATTCAAAGACCTTATTCCTGCCTTCTAGTGACTCGTTGCTCAGTGAGCTTTAGCAATTAGTAATTGAGTAATCATCCCAGTGTGTAGTGTGCGTGAGGAGGATGTGGAAGATGCTAAGAGACCAGCTAATTGTGTGAAGAGGTCAGGGAAGATTTTGCCAAACAGGAAACATTTGAACCAAGTCTCAAGGGATGGGAAGTTACTCTGCAGGAAACAGACAGGAAGCCTTTTCAGTAGGGAGCGGGTTAAGCATGGCAGCGGTGACCTAGATTTTTtttgcccccctccttccccccagctATGCTTTTGGCAGTgttgggaaggaaaaattccaaatccCACCAAATGCTGAGCTGAAATACGAAGTACACCTCAAGAGTTTCGAGAAGGTGAGCTTGCTCGAGGTCTTCTCTGTCCCGGAATCTGGTCGCAGTAGGTGGCCTTGAGGTAGCTCACAGCTTTGTTTCTGTCTTGGGGTTAGGCCAAGGAGTCTTGGGAGATGAACTCCGAGGAGAAGCTGGAACAGAGCACCATAGTGAAAGAGCGG
The Lynx canadensis isolate LIC74 chromosome B4, mLynCan4.pri.v2, whole genome shotgun sequence DNA segment above includes these coding regions:
- the FKBP4 gene encoding peptidyl-prolyl cis-trans isomerase FKBP4, with the protein product MTAEEMKAAESGAQSAPLPLEGVDISPKQDEGVLKVIKREGMGTELPMIGDRVFVHYTGWLLDGTKFDSSLDRKDKFSFDLGKGEVIKAWDIAVATMKVGEVCHITCKPEYAYGSAGSPPKIPPNATLVFEVELFEFRGEDLTEEEDGGIIRRIRTRGEGYARPNEGAIVEVTLEGYYKDQMFDRRELRFEVGEGESLDLPCGLEKAIQRMEKGERSIVYLKPSYAFGSVGKEKFQIPPNAELKYEVHLKSFEKAKESWEMNSEEKLEQSTIVKERGTVYFKEGKYKQALLQYKKIVSWLEYESSFSNEDAQKAQALRLASHLNLAMCHLKLQAFSAAIESCNKALELDSNNEKGLFRRGEAHLAVNDFDLARADFQKVLQLYPSNKAAKAQLAICQQRIRKQLAREKKLYANMFERLAEEESKAKAAVAAGNHHADMEMKDDQKNDVAGSQPQVETEA